The following is a genomic window from Pedobacter sp. KBS0701.
CGGGATTAAGCAAAGGGCAGGACTATAGTGACCGAAGAACTGCAGACACTGCTTTCAAAAAAAAGAGATTTTGGATAATAAAACTTTGACTAGTTGTTTAGGGTGACGGCAACCGGTAGGGAGGTCTCTCCGGGAAGTTCACTGCGCTTCATTAGATGACTTGACTTTTTTAAAGATGTTTCGCTATGCTCAACATGAGAACTTAGAGGGACAAAAAAACCTGCTTTGCGCTAACAAAGCAGGATTAGTGTTTATTTTAAACTAGTCTTCAAACTTCCAGCGAACAAAAGCTTCCATCGCTTCGTATTCTGCAAGTCCAAGCTCATCATAAGCCTTTGCAGTATCACGGTTACGATCTTCAGCCCTTTGCCAGAACTCTCTTGAGTCATCGCCAGGGAAAACCGCTCTGTCTTTCTGACTCTGGTGTTTGAAAATTGCATATTTCTTGCGTTCAAGCTCTTGTGGAGAAATTGGAACCGCCATTTCTATTTCATAAGTTTCAAATTCATGCCATGCACCGCGGTACATCCATAACCAGCAATCTTGCGCCCAGGCTTCAGTTTTACGTAATCGTTCTAATGCTGCTAAAATAATTTTGAAACAAACAATGTGCGTTCCATGAGGGTCTTCAAAATCGCCGGCAGCATAAACCTGTTGAGGTTTAACTTGTTGCAATAGGGCTATTGTAAGTTCGATATCAGCATCAGTTACCGGGTTTTTCTGAACCTTACCGCTTTCGTAGAAAGGGAGTGCCTGAAAATGGATGTGGTCATCTTCTAAACCGCAATATCTTGCACCGGCAATAGCTTCGCCTTTTCTGATGAGTCCTTTAACCGTTTGGATCTCTGGTGTATCAATCTGGTTTGGTTTTTTATGCTCAATAAAGGTTCTCATCTTGTTATAAAGATCCTTTAGGTGCGTATTGTCCATGCCCATCTTCTCAGTGAAATCTACATTAAACTCCACAAAACGAAGTGCGTCATCATCCCATACCGCAGTATTACCCGAGGTTTGGTAAGCAACATGCACATCATGCCCCTGATCAACCAGCCGTAGAAAAGTACCGCCCATCGAGATCACATCATCATCCGGGTGAGGAGAAAAAATAATCACGCTCTTCTTAGCAGGCTCAGCTCTTTCCGGACGCTGAGAATCGTCCGCATTAGGTTTGCCACCCGGCCAGCCAGTTATAGTATGTTGTAATTTATTAAAGATATGGATGTTGATGTTATAAACTGGTCCTTTTTCAGTAGCCAGTTGGGCCATACCGTTATTATTGTAATCGTCTTCCGTTAATTTTAAGATCGGTTTTTTTAATGTGTTGGCCAGCCAGATTACTGCCTTGCGGATCAATGCATCTGTCCAAACGCAATCTTTAACCAGCCATGGGGTGTCAAAACGGGTCAGTTCTGAAGCCGCAGGTGCGTCAAGGATAAACTCTACATGGTCAGAAAGCTGAAGGTATGTTGCCGGAACCTCTCCTGAAATTTCGCCTTCAACAGCTTTTTTGATGATTGAAGCTTTTTTACGGCTCCAGGCCATTAATATAATTTCTCTTGCTTTGAAAATGGTACCAATACCCATGGTAATGGCTTTTGTTGGTACAAAGCTTTTTCCACCAAAATCGCGAGCCGCATCACGGCGTGTTAAATCATCTAAAGTTACTAAACGGGTACCGGAATTTGGCGCAGAGCCTGGCTCGTTAAACCCGATGTGACCTGTACGCCCAATTCCTAAAATCTGGATGTCAAGACCGCCGAGATCACCGATTTTCTTTTCGTATTCCAGGCAGAAAGCAGGAATATCCTCCAGTGCAAGCATACCATCGGGGATGTGAACGTTTTTTTTGTCAATATCGATATGATTGAAAAGGTTTTCGTTCATAAACGTAACATAACTTTGCGCTGCAGTTGGCGCCATTGGATAATATTCATCCAGGTTAAAAGTAATTACGTTTTTAAAACTTAATCCCTCTTCTTTATGCAGTCTAACCAGTTCGGCATAAACTGCAATTGGGGTAACACCTGTTGCTAAGCCCAGTACTGCAGGTGTGTTGTTTGCTTGTTTTGATTTAATGAGCTCGGCAATGCGATGTGCCACATTAATTGAAGCAATTTTTGGATTTTCGAACACGTTTACAGGTAATTTCTCGAAACGTGTCTCCTCCAGTAGATTTAATCTAGCCATTTTTTTTATATGGATTTTAATGTACGGAGCAGTAAATATAGAGAGTTATGCCCAATTTTTAACAAAGGTTATTTACATTTATTGCAAGTATTTACATAAAATCAGGTTAAGGGGGCAAACAAACGTTTGATCTTTTAAGATAAAAATTAATATGAACACACATATCCAAAAGTTATACTCAAAAGCAGGCAAGTCAGAACGTTTAATTATCGGATTGATGAGTGGAACTTCTATGGATGGACTGGATATTGCCCTCTGTTCGGTTAAGAAAAGCGGTGCCGAAACAGATATCCGAGTTTTAAATTTTAAAACCGGCGATTATACAGATGATTTCAGAGCAAAAATAAAGGTCATATTTTCTAAAAAAGAAGTCGATTTACAATTGGTTTGCCTGATGAATGAGCACATTGCAAATATTCATGCTCAATTGATCAATGAAGCAATAAAAGAATGGGGGTATGAAAATGAGGACATTGATTTTATCGCCAGTCATGGACAAACCATTTTTCACGCACCAAAATCTTTGCACAAACTGGCCGATTATCCTAATGGCACACTACAGATTGGCGACGGCGATCATATTGCTGTTAAAACCGGAATTATTACCCTTTCTGATTTTAGGCAGAAACATTTGGCTGCGGGTGGAGAAGGCGCACCTCTGGCTGTATATGGAGATTATTTAATGTTTTCGAAGGCTGGTGAAGATCGGGTAATGTTGAATATTGGCGGTATAGCAAACTTCACATATTTGCCGGGTCGTATGGATGCCAGTGAAATTTTTTCAACGGATGTTGGGCCTGGTAACACATTGATGGATCAGTACATGCAACAACATTTTAATCAGTTCTATGATAAAAATGCCAGTGTCGCTTTGGCTGGTAAATTTAATCCAGATCTGTTATCTGCATTATTGAATTGCAGTTTTTTTGAGTTGGATTTTCCTAAAACCACAGGACCAGAACTATTTAACCTGGAATATTTAATAAAGGCACAAGAACAGTCTTCAACCACAAATCTGCGCAAAGAAGATGTAATGGCAACCTTATGCCATTTTTCAGCAGAAACGATTGCCAATGCAATAAAACGTTGTTTTGGGGATGATGCGTGTGTGCAGGTATTTATGAGTGGTGGCGGAATGCATAATCCGCTGCTTGTTCAGCTTCTTCAAACACAATTGCCTTTTTGCAAATTTCTAACCACTAAAGATTTAAATATTAATCCCGATGCAAAAGAGGCTGTTTTATTTGCTGTTTTGGCCAATGAGACCCTGTGTGGAGAACCAATTAATTTTGGCAGCCGGCAAGGTGTACCTTCAGTCTGCATGGGTAAAATCAGTTTACCTGCTTAAGTAGGCGCAATTTTGCAAATCAGTTTATACAGGTTAAAAAATTGGTTTATATGGTATTTTGCTAAATTTGTTTCAACACTAATCTTCTAACACAAAACCAAATTTTATGGAAAAAAGTTACCTAAAATGGTCACCAGGATTTTTCGCGATTTTGTTGATCCCATTTCTGCTGCTACTGTTTACAGAAATGGTTCAGGCACAGAATAAACGCTATACCATTAGTGGTAAAGTGACTGATGCTTCGAATAATGAACCTATCCCAGGCGTTGTTGTTAAAATTCTCAATACTAATTTAGCAACCAGTACCAATTCGAATGGCGGATATACCTTTGCAGTAGATTTGGCCCCCGGCAAATATCAGGTT
Proteins encoded in this region:
- the nagB gene encoding glucosamine-6-phosphate deaminase, coding for MARLNLLEETRFEKLPVNVFENPKIASINVAHRIAELIKSKQANNTPAVLGLATGVTPIAVYAELVRLHKEEGLSFKNVITFNLDEYYPMAPTAAQSYVTFMNENLFNHIDIDKKNVHIPDGMLALEDIPAFCLEYEKKIGDLGGLDIQILGIGRTGHIGFNEPGSAPNSGTRLVTLDDLTRRDAARDFGGKSFVPTKAITMGIGTIFKAREIILMAWSRKKASIIKKAVEGEISGEVPATYLQLSDHVEFILDAPAASELTRFDTPWLVKDCVWTDALIRKAVIWLANTLKKPILKLTEDDYNNNGMAQLATEKGPVYNINIHIFNKLQHTITGWPGGKPNADDSQRPERAEPAKKSVIIFSPHPDDDVISMGGTFLRLVDQGHDVHVAYQTSGNTAVWDDDALRFVEFNVDFTEKMGMDNTHLKDLYNKMRTFIEHKKPNQIDTPEIQTVKGLIRKGEAIAGARYCGLEDDHIHFQALPFYESGKVQKNPVTDADIELTIALLQQVKPQQVYAAGDFEDPHGTHIVCFKIILAALERLRKTEAWAQDCWLWMYRGAWHEFETYEIEMAVPISPQELERKKYAIFKHQSQKDRAVFPGDDSREFWQRAEDRNRDTAKAYDELGLAEYEAMEAFVRWKFED
- a CDS encoding anhydro-N-acetylmuramic acid kinase — protein: MNTHIQKLYSKAGKSERLIIGLMSGTSMDGLDIALCSVKKSGAETDIRVLNFKTGDYTDDFRAKIKVIFSKKEVDLQLVCLMNEHIANIHAQLINEAIKEWGYENEDIDFIASHGQTIFHAPKSLHKLADYPNGTLQIGDGDHIAVKTGIITLSDFRQKHLAAGGEGAPLAVYGDYLMFSKAGEDRVMLNIGGIANFTYLPGRMDASEIFSTDVGPGNTLMDQYMQQHFNQFYDKNASVALAGKFNPDLLSALLNCSFFELDFPKTTGPELFNLEYLIKAQEQSSTTNLRKEDVMATLCHFSAETIANAIKRCFGDDACVQVFMSGGGMHNPLLVQLLQTQLPFCKFLTTKDLNINPDAKEAVLFAVLANETLCGEPINFGSRQGVPSVCMGKISLPA